The genomic DNA CCTCATTGTGTGCCTGTGTTTTGCTCCTGGCATCGTCCTGGCCCGAGGTGCTGGTGGGGAAGCCTCCCTGATGGCTTTTCAGAGGGCAGGATAAATCCAGTAGGACTCAAGTGGTGGGGCACCCCCCTTGCACGACCTTCCAGAGCCTCAAGGGATGGGAACATCATCTCTTCATCAGGAACAGGGAGAGGAGAATAGAATTAACCCTTGCCCTGCTGTCTGTGGGATCAGAGAGCActgtcccagcactgggggCCAGTGTTGAGggggggctctgccagcccaagAGGCTGCTGGAGCCCGATGCAGAACTGTCCTTTTCCCTGAATTCCCAAAGCTGTGGCCTGCAGATAAAGGGATGTTTGTTAGCCGGGCACACTGTGTTTTGCCGAGCAGAACAATAAAGAGAAAGACACTCACAATGGGAAATTGTgcttcctcctccctgtgcGCTCCTCGGGGAGGtgttggagggaaaaaaaaaaaaaagaagaaaacgGGAAGAGACGGTGACAGGGCAGGGAGCGAGGGCACGGCCAGCACCATGGGAGCGGGCATCAAGGGCCCGCGGGGGCACGGGGCTGCCGGGACACTGCCTGCCCCACAGCGGTGACAGGgaaggggctggctgggagcacCTGCTCGCCACCTCCCACATCCCCGTGTCACCTCTTCCAGGAGCCTCGTGGTGCAGGTGCggcctccccagagcccccggCCCCACCATGGGGTGTTCATGACGGAGAcgggaagcagcaggagctggggcagcgCGTGGGCTGGGGGCATTGGATGGGCACAGCGGCTCCCCGAAGGACGGTAAGAGCCTGGGGGGGTGCCAGGAAGGAGGGTTGGCACGGCCTGTGGGGTCAGTGTCCTGCAAGCGATGTCCCCTCTGCACAATAAGTGTCAGAGAGCccccacagagcagggccaTGTCCTACAGGCCCCACTGAAACCGGGGTGTGCCCCACTGCATGTCCCTGACCCCCGCGTTCCCCCTAGGCACCGTCCTGCCCCCGGCTCTAAGGatgcacaggctgctcctgctcggCTGCCtctggctcctggcagcaccCCCAGCTTCCAGCATCTTCCAGCGGCCGACAGGGACCCCAGGTAgggagcagggcctggcaggaGGACAGGGAGCCTGGGTAAGGATCAGGGCCTGGGGGCGGGATGTGGAGCCTGTGtagagagcagggctgcagggatgaCTGGACACTGCTGTTTGGAGTCAGTGCTGGAGAGGGGAGGTGACGCTGGGCAGgtccagccagggcaggggctgagctgtgcctccTGAAGGTGCAGGAGAGACTGAGAGGAGCCAGGATGAGTGGTAGAAACCATGAGATGCTGGTGGGGGTTGAGGGGTGCTCGGGGAGGTGTTGGAGGGACAGTGGCTGAGGCTGCccgaggggctgcagccccactgcGCCTGCAGTACCTGCTGGAGCCCCTCCACCCCACGGTGCACACGCAACGTGGTGCCACGGCCACCCTGCCCTGCGTCCTGCGCGCCCTGCCCCACAACTACCGTGTCAAGTGGAGCAAGGTGGAGCCGGCCAACTACCGGGAgaacatcatcatcatcaccaaCGGGCTGTACCACAAGAACTACGGGCCGCTGAGCCCGCGGGTGCACCTGCGGCACAGCCACCGCTACGACGCCTCGCTCACCATCACCGATGTGGCGCTGGAGGACGAGGGGCGGTACCGCTGCCAGCTCGTCAACGGGCTGGAGGATGAGAGCATCTCGCTCACGCTGCACCTGGAGGGTGAGGTTGGGCTACATCCCTGGGGGAGGTGGCAGGAGGGGCACCCTCGGCTGGAAGGGAGGTGGGTGGCTCTCTGCCCCCACCCACATCCCCCATTGCATTGCCTGTTCCCCAGCCTCAAATTCAGCACTGAACCCCCGGGGTTGTTAAGTCAAAGCCTCCTTGGGAGAGCACTGTCctcaccctgtccctgtccctccaggcgTTGTCTTCCCTTACCAGCCCAGCAATGGGCGCTACAAGTTCAACTACCACGAAGCTAAGCGAGCCTGCGAGCAGCAGGACTCCCGCCTCGCCACCTACCAGCAGCTGTACAAAGGTGAAGCGTTCAAAAAAAAACTCCTCTTCAGCCCCAAACCACGCCTGTCTGGTTatggggagaggggaagagcCGGTGCTGAGCCGCCTCTTGCCCCACAGCCTGGACGGAGGGTCTGGACTGGTGCAACGCTGGCTGGATCCTTGATGGGACTGTCCATTATCCCATCATCAACTCACGGGAGCCGTGTGGTGgccgcctcctcctgcctggtgTCCGGACCTACGGTGCCAGGGACAAGCAGAAGGACCGATTCGATGCTTTCTGCTTCACCTCTGCTCTTCAAGGTAGTGCTGTGATCCCCTGTCCTTCTCACAGAGTCAccaagccctgctgcccacccagacctggagcagggctggggttgtTTGCAGGAGGAGCCCTCACCTGCATTGTCACCCCTCCATCCCCAGGCCGGGTCTACTTCATCCGGGGCCACCTGAATTTCAAGGAGGCTGGGCAGGCATGCCGCAACCACGGGGCTGCCATCGCCAAGGTGGGGCAGCTCTACTCCGCCTGGAAGTTTTCGCAGCTGGACCGCTGTGACGGGGGGTGGCTGGCGGACGGCAGCGTCCGGTACCCCATCACCACCCCCCGCGAGCGCTGCGGGGGACTGCCCGACCCCGGCGTCCGCAGCTTTGGCTTTCCCAGCAAGGAGATGAGGACCTACGGCACCTACTGCTTCGTGGGGAAGTGAGGACGCTGGCAGGAGAGGTGGGCtcagcagaggggacagtggTGGGACACCAGTCCTCATCCCCTGGGCAGAGAGCTGGAGGCGGGGTAGGAGGGGTGGTCTCCCAGCGATTTTGGGTGGTTCAGACTCCTCTGGTGAAGTGACAGAGCTGGGTGTGGGTTCTTGGTGCATCCCCTGATGGAGCTGGTGCCCGTGTCCCAGCCTGCTGTGAGGCTTGTGGGGTGTTTGGGACACGCTGGAGAAGCCAGACCCGCTGCTGGACCAGGAAGGGGGGTCTAATCCAGCCCCCCAGCagacagcacaggctgcccgTTCCCCAACCCTGGTGAATCCCTCGCCCCATCCTCGCTCCCCACAGCCGTGAGGACTCTGGCTGATGACCCTGGATGGTGCAAGTGCAGAGGACTTGGGCTGGGCATTAACGAGTGTGACTAATGGCATGTTGCCTTCTTAATTAATaaagcaacagcaaaactgTACAGCAAAGGCACACGCTTGCCTGGCTCCTTCCCCTGGGACTGTCTGGCCTCTGCATTAGGGGAATTCAACAGGGACttcccatccccagcacagTGTCCAGGGGTTATCTGTGTTCCGGCCACTTCAGGGTTTTATGGACGTTGCTGTTCAACACAGCCCAGGAGAACTATAAAAAGCTGGGTCTGGCACAGTGCAGGGGGAATAACGTGGGCAGATGCCCTGGCACTGGTGATGTGCTCTCCCAGTCCCGTGTATTTGCTGGGAGCAGTGTCCCATCCCAAGCCCTGGCCGGTACCCAGCGCTGCTGGGATGTGGGGCACTTTGGGTTGTGTCTCCCTGCTTCTGTGGCTCCTGGGGACATCTCTATGCCCAGGCTGTCCTCTGCTGCCACACTCGATACTTCgaggctgtgcagcccttcccgtcccacccctgtgccaggcccccccccccccaaataACCAGGTCACCACTCTATGCCACCTGTTTACTGTTTTAATACCCACAGAAGCACAGAGAGGGAGGTTGGGCAACATGTACCCAGTCCAAGCCTGTGGCAGCACCTTCTGCCTTTCCAGGGAAGTGCAGAAACCTCCCACACCTCAGCATggatgctgagctgcagcagagttTGTATGTCCCCATGTCCATCCCCACCAGGGTGTCACAGCAGGAGGACTCTTGGGGCAGAGGTGgggggaaagggctggaggcGATGCTGGCACGTCACTGCCATGCCCTGCCCATGGTGTCCCTCTTGGTTTCAACTCCGTTGTGACTCTGGGGACAAAACTCCTGTTGTGCTGCATTTTGGGTCACTGTCGACTCCTTTCAAGGGAGTCTTTAATTATTAGGATTTCTTTGTACAGATATAAACCAAGCAAGGGGGCAGACACCCAGCAGTGAGGTTTCACACCAcgctgggctctgctccagggtcCCAGTGCCGTCCCCATCCACACCGGCTCCAGGGCTTGGGGATGTGGTGGCTGCAACCCCAGGGACTCCCTCAGTTGTTGGGGGGCTGAGCCACGCCTGGGGGGGACACAAGAAGTCCCAGGTGAAGGGAAAACGCCACGGGCAGGTTCTGGGGGGGTCGGGGGGTGCCTGTCACTCACCAGGGCGACAGgccagctggggcagctcccatGTGCCGTCCTCCCGGCAGCGGATGATGGGCGAGCGGCGCGGGGTGAAGCCGTGCCGGCACTGGTACCTCGCCGTGGAGCCGATCTCGTAGCGCTGCTTTGGTTTGCCAAAGGCGCGGGCGTTGCTGAGGGCGGGGGGGGGCCCGCACTGCACTGCGAGGGGAGGGTCGGCTCATTGCGGTCAGCCGTGGAGAGCCCCCCCAGCCCGGAGCCAACCCAGCCCGAGCAGTCTGAGGGTCGCACTCACAGGACTCGTTTCCCTGCTGTGGGGGTGGTGGGGAAGCCCCTCTTTGGGCTGGggggggtccagccccagccccccagcctggggaggaggggtgggcGGCAGAGCTTACCCAGCCCCATTTTGCAGGTGTAGGAGAGGTGGTAGTTGCAGGGCACGTCGCTCCACTGGCCCCCGTCGTGCCACACGATAACCACGCAGTTCTCCCCAGAGAGGAAGTAGCTGTCGGGCTGCCCGGGGTGCCAGTTCTCGTAGAGCTGGGGGGACAGGCGGGACGGGGTGCACGGggcatcccagcacagcccttaTGTGTGGGGGTGGCCCTGCACCAGCACGCACCCGTCTGCAGCCTCCTGGCTGTGACATCCTTGTCAGGAAGGAGGTCCCACCTCCATGCCCCTTGGCATGGCCTCGGGACCCCAGATCCCAGGGTCTGGCTCCCCTGGAGATGCTCAGCCCAGGTGAGGCAAGTGGTTCTTGTTTGGGAGCTTCAAagcccggccccggggctggaccccagggctggagaaggATAAGGAGGTGCCGGGCGGGGTGGGCTCCCCCTGGAAGGGCACACGAGGGTTGGCAGCCCCACTTACCAAGGGGCTCCCGTCAGACCACTGGAAATCCCCCTCGATGGTCCGGTCGTTCAAGCCGATCCACTGGTATTCCCTGTACTGGTCTGGGGGACATGGGGTGcgttggggacagggacacaacCAGGTGCCACCTGTTAGGAGGGGGCTGAACGAGTGCTGGAGGCTGAGTTCAGGGAGATTTAGGACCTGGGGGTGAGTGGGAGGTGGGGGGTCCCCCGCCCTGCAGCGGGAAGGTGTTGGGAGGTTTGGGGACAAGGGCACCCCCGAGAGGGACATCGGGGGACCCCTTTACCCTTCACCCCTGGGGAGGCGGGACAGGGCCAGCCGGGAtagggcagcagagccctgggatcCGCCTGTCCCCGCCTGTCCTCGGGGTCCTGTCCCCACCTGGTCCCACCTGGTTCTGCCAGTCcccacctgtccctgcaggtcccCACCTTGCCCCGCCTGTCCCCGCCTGTCCCCGTCTGTCCCcgcctgtccctgcaggtctCCACTTTGCCCCGCCTGCCCCCACCTGTCCCCGCCTGTCcccacctgtccctgcaggttcctgcctgtccccacctGCCCCCACCTGGTTCTGCCAGTCTCTTCCTGGCCCTGCCTGTTCTCACCCGTCCCTGCAGGTCTCAGCGTCTCCCCGTCGGTCCCCACCCATTCCCGCTGGTCCTCACCTGGTTCTGCCGGTCCCCAAGTGTCCCCGCCAGTCCATACCTGTCCCCACCTGGCTCTGCCTGTCCACACCTGTTTCTGCAGGTCCTTGCCTGTCcccacctgtccctgcaggtcccCACCTGTCTGCATCAGTCCCCAGCTGGCTCTACCAGTCCCTTTTCTGGTCCAGCCAGTCCCTGTCAGGCCCTGTagctc from Prinia subflava isolate CZ2003 ecotype Zambia chromosome 31, Cam_Psub_1.2, whole genome shotgun sequence includes the following:
- the HAPLN2 gene encoding hyaluronan and proteoglycan link protein 2 isoform X2; protein product: MHRLLLLGCLWLLAAPPASSIFQRPTGTPAPLRLQYLLEPLHPTVHTQRGATATLPCVLRALPHNYRVKWSKVEPANYRENIIIITNGLYHKNYGPLSPRVHLRHSHRYDASLTITDVALEDEGRYRCQLVNGLEDESISLTLHLEGVVFPYQPSNGRYKFNYHEAKRACEQQDSRLATYQQLYKAWTEGLDWCNAGWILDGTVHYPIINSREPCGGRLLLPGVRTYGARDKQKDRFDAFCFTSALQGRVYFIRGHLNFKEAGQACRNHGAAIAKVGQLYSAWKFSQLDRCDGGWLADGSVRYPITTPRERCGGLPDPGVRSFGFPSKEMRTYGTYCFVGK
- the HAPLN2 gene encoding hyaluronan and proteoglycan link protein 2 isoform X1, yielding MSLTPAFPLGTVLPPALRMHRLLLLGCLWLLAAPPASSIFQRPTGTPAPLRLQYLLEPLHPTVHTQRGATATLPCVLRALPHNYRVKWSKVEPANYRENIIIITNGLYHKNYGPLSPRVHLRHSHRYDASLTITDVALEDEGRYRCQLVNGLEDESISLTLHLEGVVFPYQPSNGRYKFNYHEAKRACEQQDSRLATYQQLYKAWTEGLDWCNAGWILDGTVHYPIINSREPCGGRLLLPGVRTYGARDKQKDRFDAFCFTSALQGRVYFIRGHLNFKEAGQACRNHGAAIAKVGQLYSAWKFSQLDRCDGGWLADGSVRYPITTPRERCGGLPDPGVRSFGFPSKEMRTYGTYCFVGK